The Peribacillus simplex genome contains a region encoding:
- a CDS encoding exodeoxyribonuclease III yields the protein MKLVSWNVNGIRACVKKGFLDYFKDVDADIFCLQETKLQEGQISLELEGYHQYWNYALKKGYSGTAIFTKEKPLSVKYGVGELDEEPEGRIITLEFEKFYMVNVYTPNAKRDLSRLNYRLEWEDEMINYLKELDLVKPVVYCGDLNVAHSEIDLKNPKTNIGNSGFTNEERGKMTELLDAGFIDTFRHFYPDREDAYSWWSYMAKVRERNIGWRIDYFIVSKRMADSLIEANIHCDVMGSDHCPVVLETNL from the coding sequence ATGAAATTGGTTTCCTGGAATGTGAATGGAATAAGGGCTTGTGTAAAAAAAGGATTTTTAGATTACTTTAAAGATGTGGATGCAGATATTTTTTGCCTTCAAGAAACTAAGCTACAAGAAGGGCAGATTTCACTTGAGTTGGAAGGTTACCATCAATATTGGAATTATGCATTGAAAAAAGGATATTCCGGTACAGCCATTTTCACGAAGGAAAAACCGCTTTCCGTGAAATATGGTGTAGGGGAGCTGGACGAGGAGCCGGAAGGCAGGATCATAACACTGGAATTCGAGAAATTTTATATGGTGAATGTATATACCCCCAATGCAAAAAGGGATTTATCCAGGCTGAATTACCGTCTCGAATGGGAAGATGAGATGATAAATTATCTTAAGGAACTAGACTTGGTGAAGCCGGTTGTCTACTGTGGGGACCTTAATGTCGCACATTCTGAAATCGATTTAAAAAACCCAAAAACCAATATTGGGAATTCCGGTTTCACTAATGAAGAGCGTGGAAAGATGACTGAACTACTTGATGCAGGGTTTATCGATACTTTTCGCCATTTTTATCCGGACCGCGAAGATGCCTATAGTTGGTGGTCATATATGGCTAAAGTGAGAGAGCGGAATATCGGGTGGAGAATCGATTATTTCATTGTTTCAAAACGTATGGCGGATTCTTTAATAGAGGCTAACATTCACTGCGATGTCATGGGAAGCGATCATTGTCCGGTTGTCTTGGAAACAAACCTCTAA
- the glgB gene encoding 1,4-alpha-glucan branching protein GlgB yields the protein MSTIIDQLQEIYPSDFDLYLFHEGTLYESYKMLGAHIVTSLGKEGVRFAVWAPHAKQVSVVGNFNNWNGKDHAMKRIERSGIWVLFVPGLHEGELYKYEIHTPGNKRILKADPYAFYSEVRPNTASVIKSLDNFEWQDSKWIADRKKENIYHKPMSIYEVHPGTWKQKEDGEFYSYRELADRLVDYVIDNSFTHIEIMAIMEHPFDKSWGYQVTGYYSVTSRYGSPEDFKYLINLCHQKGIGVILDWVPAHFCKDAHGLSRFDGTPLYEPIDYTRADRPLWGTYNFDFTKPEVISFLISNVMFWMDVYHIDGIRVDAVSSMVYLNHDNPLPVKLKNQFGGEENLEAIQFLQKLNEVVFKKYPNALMMAEEATDRPLVTSPTDIGGLGFNYKWNMGWTNDILRYMKLETGERPNHHSLLTFSFFYAFSENFVLPFSHDEVVHGKKSLLNKMPGDYWQKFANLRLLFGYFMTHPGKKLLFMGGEFGQFIEWKDEDQLDWLLLEYESHEKLAYYFRTLQDFYRQSSSLWRLDHVQEGFEWIDPNNSKQSIITFMRKGKRKGDYCIVVCNFSAQAHAQYQIGVPSQGKYIEVFSSDSAAFGGSGQINEKPINVKKEPYHNQPFSIEITVPPLGISIFMKQTKKRRGRVNE from the coding sequence TTGAGTACAATTATAGACCAGCTACAAGAGATTTATCCAAGCGATTTCGATTTGTATTTGTTTCATGAAGGCACCCTTTATGAAAGCTATAAAATGCTTGGGGCACACATTGTAACATCATTAGGTAAAGAAGGAGTACGCTTCGCCGTTTGGGCCCCCCATGCCAAGCAAGTTTCAGTAGTCGGTAATTTTAATAATTGGAACGGAAAAGATCATGCGATGAAACGGATCGAGCGATCAGGTATCTGGGTGTTATTCGTACCAGGACTACATGAAGGGGAACTCTATAAATACGAAATACATACACCTGGAAATAAACGAATCCTAAAAGCCGATCCATATGCCTTTTATTCGGAAGTCAGACCCAATACAGCCTCGGTCATTAAAAGTCTGGATAATTTTGAATGGCAAGATTCGAAGTGGATAGCCGATAGGAAAAAGGAAAATATTTATCATAAACCCATGTCCATTTATGAAGTGCACCCCGGTACATGGAAACAGAAAGAAGATGGCGAATTTTATTCGTACCGTGAATTGGCTGATAGATTGGTTGATTATGTGATTGATAATAGTTTTACACATATTGAAATCATGGCCATAATGGAACACCCATTTGATAAATCGTGGGGATACCAGGTCACGGGCTATTATTCTGTAACCAGTCGTTACGGCTCGCCGGAAGATTTTAAATATTTAATTAACCTTTGCCACCAAAAGGGCATAGGTGTAATTCTTGACTGGGTTCCCGCCCATTTTTGTAAAGACGCGCATGGACTTTCCCGTTTCGATGGTACGCCTCTCTATGAACCAATTGATTATACTAGGGCAGATCGCCCGTTATGGGGGACATACAACTTTGATTTTACCAAACCGGAAGTAATCAGTTTCCTTATATCAAATGTAATGTTTTGGATGGATGTATACCATATTGATGGAATCCGAGTCGATGCGGTATCATCAATGGTTTACCTAAATCATGATAATCCATTGCCGGTCAAGCTGAAAAACCAGTTTGGCGGTGAGGAAAACCTGGAAGCCATACAATTTTTGCAAAAACTTAACGAAGTGGTTTTCAAGAAATATCCCAATGCATTAATGATGGCTGAAGAAGCAACAGACCGGCCACTTGTAACATCTCCTACCGATATAGGCGGCCTGGGCTTTAATTACAAATGGAATATGGGATGGACTAACGATATCCTTCGTTATATGAAACTTGAAACGGGGGAAAGGCCAAATCATCATAGTCTCTTAACATTTTCATTTTTCTATGCTTTTTCAGAAAATTTCGTCTTGCCCTTTTCACATGATGAAGTAGTTCATGGAAAGAAGTCTTTATTGAATAAGATGCCAGGTGATTATTGGCAGAAATTCGCTAATTTACGGTTACTATTTGGGTATTTCATGACACATCCAGGAAAGAAGCTTCTATTTATGGGCGGTGAATTTGGCCAGTTCATAGAATGGAAAGATGAGGATCAATTGGATTGGCTTCTTTTGGAATATGAATCCCATGAAAAGCTTGCCTATTACTTCCGTACCCTTCAGGATTTTTATAGGCAATCATCCTCCCTTTGGAGACTGGATCATGTCCAGGAGGGATTTGAGTGGATAGATCCGAACAATAGTAAACAGAGTATCATTACCTTTATGAGAAAAGGTAAACGCAAAGGCGATTATTGCATTGTTGTCTGTAATTTTTCTGCGCAGGCACATGCTCAATATCAAATAGGCGTACCATCCCAAGGTAAATATATAGAGGTCTTCAGCAGTGATTCAGCTGCTTTCGGAGGATCGGGTCAGATCAATGAAAAACCCATTAATGTCAAAAAGGAACCATATCATAATCAACCATTCAGCATTGAAATAACAGTACCTCCATTAGGCATTTCTATTTTTATGAAGCAAACAAAAAAAAGACGGGGGAGAGTGAACGAATAA
- a CDS encoding cytosolic protein translates to MNTFIVGFHQEDNVDSMQVQKLTSAEFEKSTSRGFRRLFELDTNIGYFVFFDAEDDEGDLSHLVLQYEEDNQDPSDCYSFTKNDFYEFMALYLQGMDEAEVEDEEDDDNEEYGPIHHLAHLMFHIVEEGKSVKP, encoded by the coding sequence ATGAACACATTTATCGTGGGCTTTCATCAGGAAGATAATGTAGACAGCATGCAAGTGCAAAAATTGACGTCGGCTGAGTTTGAAAAATCAACATCACGCGGCTTTCGCAGATTATTTGAACTGGATACAAATATTGGGTATTTCGTTTTTTTTGATGCTGAAGATGATGAAGGAGATTTATCTCATCTAGTTTTACAGTATGAAGAAGATAATCAGGATCCAAGTGATTGTTACTCCTTTACGAAAAATGATTTTTATGAGTTCATGGCACTTTATTTACAAGGAATGGATGAAGCGGAAGTGGAGGATGAAGAAGATGATGACAATGAAGAGTATGGACCTATCCACCATCTTGCCCATTTGATGTTTCATATTGTAGAAGAAGGAAAATCCGTAAAGCCATAA
- the glgA gene encoding glycogen synthase GlgA gives MNVVFAASECAPFIKTGGLGDVIGALPKALKKQGVHVSVILPKYGDLPNQFKQELEHMTSIEVPVGWRQQFCGIEKLVANGITYYFLDNEYYFKRHGSYGFFDDGERFAFFSRAILEALPYLEEKPDVIHCHDWQTGLVSVLLKAHYSNHPFYKDIKTIFTIHNLRYQGVYPKAVLAELLDLSELYFNIDGLEFHGNVSYLKAGLAFSNIVTTVSPSYAEEIQSPYFGENLDGFLRKRNGDLKGIINGIDYEEYNPAADEHLAVPFDSYEGKMENKRHLQESLDLPVNDRVPVLSMVTRLVDQKGIDLILHVFHEMMNQGVQFILLGTGDEQYESAFRHLADQYPNQVSVNTYFDEGLARRIYAGSDLFLMPSQFEPCGIGQLLALRYGTLPLVRETGGLRDTVIPYNQFTGEGNGFSFMNYNAHDMLHTIEQSVGLYKFQPKRWRKMAESAMKLDFSWTSSSLKYIKLYESLIPVMK, from the coding sequence ATGAATGTTGTATTTGCTGCTTCAGAATGCGCCCCTTTTATAAAAACGGGAGGGCTCGGAGACGTTATAGGCGCGCTCCCGAAAGCGCTGAAAAAACAAGGAGTCCATGTAAGTGTCATCCTTCCTAAATATGGGGATCTTCCTAACCAATTCAAACAGGAATTGGAACATATGACGAGTATTGAAGTTCCTGTTGGTTGGCGCCAGCAATTCTGTGGCATCGAAAAACTTGTTGCTAATGGAATTACATATTATTTTCTGGATAATGAATATTATTTCAAAAGACACGGTAGTTATGGATTCTTTGACGATGGCGAAAGGTTCGCCTTCTTTTCCCGTGCAATTTTAGAGGCTTTACCCTATCTAGAAGAAAAGCCGGATGTCATACACTGTCATGATTGGCAAACGGGCCTTGTCAGCGTTTTGCTGAAAGCTCATTATAGTAACCATCCATTCTATAAGGATATTAAAACGATATTTACTATACATAATTTACGCTATCAAGGAGTTTATCCTAAAGCTGTTTTAGCTGAATTACTCGATTTGAGTGAGTTATATTTTAATATCGATGGTCTTGAATTTCATGGAAATGTAAGTTATTTGAAAGCCGGCCTAGCTTTTTCTAACATTGTCACAACTGTAAGCCCAAGTTATGCGGAAGAAATTCAAAGTCCTTATTTCGGGGAAAATTTGGATGGGTTTTTACGCAAGAGAAATGGTGACCTTAAAGGGATTATCAACGGAATTGATTATGAGGAATATAATCCGGCTGCAGATGAACATCTTGCTGTTCCATTCGATTCCTATGAGGGTAAGATGGAGAATAAACGTCATTTACAGGAATCGCTGGATCTTCCTGTAAATGATCGGGTCCCGGTTCTATCCATGGTAACCAGGCTTGTTGATCAAAAAGGAATTGATCTTATTCTCCATGTTTTTCATGAAATGATGAACCAGGGAGTTCAATTCATTCTTTTAGGTACGGGTGATGAGCAATATGAATCGGCATTTCGCCATTTAGCTGACCAATATCCAAATCAGGTTTCAGTCAATACATATTTTGATGAGGGTTTAGCAAGGCGGATATATGCAGGTTCTGATTTATTCCTGATGCCATCACAATTCGAACCATGTGGTATCGGCCAGCTTTTGGCGTTGCGTTATGGGACTCTGCCTTTGGTGAGGGAAACTGGCGGACTTCGGGATACGGTGATACCGTATAATCAATTTACTGGTGAAGGCAATGGCTTCAGTTTTATGAATTATAATGCACACGATATGCTTCATACAATTGAGCAATCTGTTGGTCTGTACAAATTCCAGCCGAAAAGATGGCGGAAAATGGCAGAAAGTGCAATGAAGTTAGACTTCAGTTGGACATCATCTTCCTTAAAGTATATTAAGCTGTATGAAAGTTTGATTCCTGTAATGAAGTGA
- a CDS encoding DUF2179 domain-containing protein, which produces MKEILLILLLQLIYVPIYTLRTIFLVKNITILASILGIAEMLIYVFGLSLVFGGDQSILAMVVYAVGFGIGIIFGTKIEQKLAIGFINVTVNTQTKNEHLVDTLRNNGFGVTLYTGEGRDSNRYRMEILTKRNREQELIATVEKFEPKAFIISYEPRYFKGGFLLDRLKNKAS; this is translated from the coding sequence GTGAAAGAAATACTTCTGATTCTACTATTACAACTTATTTATGTTCCGATTTACACGTTGCGAACCATTTTCTTAGTAAAAAATATTACCATACTTGCCTCGATACTTGGTATAGCAGAAATGTTAATATACGTTTTTGGTTTATCCCTAGTATTTGGCGGTGACCAAAGCATACTCGCCATGGTTGTATATGCAGTCGGTTTTGGAATCGGAATAATTTTTGGTACGAAAATTGAGCAAAAACTTGCCATCGGTTTTATTAATGTAACCGTTAATACTCAAACCAAAAATGAACATTTAGTAGATACACTGAGAAACAACGGATTTGGTGTAACTCTTTATACGGGCGAGGGCAGGGATAGCAACCGTTATCGTATGGAAATTTTGACAAAACGCAATCGTGAACAAGAATTGATAGCAACCGTTGAAAAGTTTGAACCTAAGGCTTTCATCATTTCATATGAACCACGTTATTTTAAAGGTGGGTTTTTATTGGACCGGTTGAAAAATAAAGCAAGCTGA
- the glgD gene encoding glucose-1-phosphate adenylyltransferase subunit GlgD gives MENVLGIINLINERQHLKDLTAHRNVASVPFGGRYRLIDFTMSNLINADVSKVAVFPKEKYLSVMDHLGSGKEWNLARRSGGLYILPPIHPDETVTGDMKQFYDHLKFFERAEADTVIISPGSHVCKLDFNEVLDYHKKQKADITVVYKDYVGEMIEKPIYHTCSVDSDEDITDISFYTIPRPGDHVCLETFIISKTLLVNLIKSCVASGEYDFLKDAVKANLHRFTVKGYNFTGDMPFIHSIESFHSSNMNFLNPSVIRSFFGDTWDVYTKIKHEAPTKYSSSSKVTNSLIANGCDIEGTVENSILFRGVKVKKGAIIKNSIIMQKGVIEEGAIVENVITDKEVRITSEKSVIGLKQPTVIKKAEVI, from the coding sequence ATGGAAAATGTGTTGGGTATTATTAACTTAATCAATGAAAGACAACATTTAAAAGATCTGACTGCTCACCGAAATGTAGCATCTGTGCCATTTGGTGGACGCTACCGTTTGATTGACTTTACGATGTCGAATCTCATTAATGCAGACGTATCAAAAGTAGCCGTTTTTCCAAAAGAAAAGTATCTTTCTGTTATGGATCATCTTGGCTCAGGTAAAGAATGGAACTTGGCTCGGCGTTCAGGAGGCTTATACATCTTGCCCCCTATCCATCCGGATGAAACGGTAACGGGAGATATGAAACAATTTTATGATCATCTTAAATTTTTCGAACGTGCAGAGGCAGATACTGTCATCATTTCCCCTGGAAGCCATGTATGCAAATTGGATTTTAATGAAGTGCTTGATTATCACAAAAAGCAAAAAGCGGATATCACGGTCGTATATAAGGATTATGTGGGGGAAATGATTGAAAAACCAATCTATCACACTTGCTCGGTAGATTCGGATGAAGACATTACTGACATTAGCTTTTATACAATCCCTAGACCTGGTGACCATGTTTGTCTAGAAACCTTCATCATAAGTAAAACGCTATTGGTGAACTTGATCAAAAGCTGTGTTGCCAGTGGGGAATATGACTTTTTGAAAGACGCTGTAAAGGCAAATCTCCATCGTTTTACAGTCAAAGGGTATAATTTTACTGGAGATATGCCATTCATCCATTCCATTGAAAGCTTTCATTCCAGTAATATGAATTTCCTGAACCCTTCGGTAATCCGTTCTTTCTTCGGGGATACTTGGGATGTTTATACAAAAATCAAACATGAGGCACCAACCAAATATTCAAGTTCTTCGAAGGTTACCAATTCATTGATAGCCAATGGTTGTGATATTGAAGGGACTGTCGAAAACAGTATACTATTCCGTGGGGTAAAGGTGAAAAAAGGTGCGATTATAAAAAATAGCATCATCATGCAAAAAGGCGTGATTGAAGAAGGGGCCATCGTTGAAAATGTCATAACTGATAAAGAAGTGAGAATTACTAGTGAAAAATCAGTTATTGGTTTAAAACAGCCTACTGTAATAAAAAAAGCGGAAGTAATTTAA
- a CDS encoding glucose-1-phosphate adenylyltransferase: protein MGAKKWIAMLLAGGQGSRLGELTIGLAKPAVPFGGKYRIIDFPLSNCTHSGIDTVGVLTQYQPLILNDYVGNGKAWDLDLDVGGVSVLPPYQGKEGGEWYKGTANAVYQNIQYIDNYDPEHVLILSGDHIYKMDYSKMLDYHIEKNAEATIAVIQVPWQEASRFGIMNTNDDDKITQFDEKPKYPKSNLASMGVYLFKWKTLRRYLINDEKDENSSNDFGSNIIPKMLEDRKKLYAYRFNDYWKDVGTVESLWQAHMDLLEDTPNFQLDDQQWKIFARNANHPPQYISPDAEVSQSLINEGCMIHGKIEHSVLSYNVQVGYGSTIKDSVIMPNVTIGENVHIERSIIASNCVIEDGAIVGNSSITSDITLIGENQTIINPNKKKITHS, encoded by the coding sequence ATGGGAGCGAAAAAATGGATAGCAATGTTATTGGCAGGAGGCCAGGGTTCAAGGTTAGGTGAATTGACAATCGGTTTGGCAAAACCAGCTGTACCCTTTGGCGGTAAATATAGAATCATCGATTTTCCATTAAGTAACTGCACTCATTCTGGTATTGATACGGTTGGGGTACTGACCCAATACCAGCCATTGATTCTAAATGATTATGTTGGTAATGGCAAAGCATGGGACCTAGATCTAGATGTAGGCGGAGTTTCCGTACTTCCCCCTTACCAAGGGAAAGAAGGCGGTGAATGGTATAAAGGGACGGCAAACGCTGTTTATCAAAATATCCAATACATTGATAACTATGATCCGGAACATGTACTGATTCTCTCTGGTGACCATATTTATAAGATGGATTACAGTAAGATGCTGGATTATCACATCGAAAAAAATGCAGAGGCAACCATAGCCGTCATTCAAGTGCCGTGGCAGGAAGCAAGTCGTTTCGGGATCATGAATACCAATGATGATGATAAAATCACTCAATTTGATGAAAAACCAAAGTATCCAAAGAGTAATCTTGCTTCAATGGGAGTCTATCTTTTCAAGTGGAAAACCCTAAGACGGTATTTAATAAATGATGAAAAGGATGAAAATTCTTCCAATGATTTCGGCAGCAACATCATTCCAAAGATGCTTGAAGACCGAAAAAAGCTATATGCCTATCGTTTTAATGATTATTGGAAAGATGTCGGAACGGTCGAAAGCCTTTGGCAGGCACATATGGACTTATTGGAGGATACGCCAAATTTCCAGTTGGATGATCAGCAATGGAAAATTTTTGCCCGCAATGCAAATCATCCGCCGCAATATATATCGCCGGATGCCGAGGTCAGTCAGTCGCTTATCAATGAAGGCTGCATGATACATGGGAAAATTGAACATTCGGTTTTATCCTATAATGTACAGGTGGGCTATGGGTCAACCATAAAAGATTCAGTCATCATGCCGAATGTCACGATTGGAGAAAACGTCCATATAGAAAGAAGCATCATAGCAAGCAATTGTGTTATAGAAGATGGTGCCATAGTTGGCAATTCATCGATTACATCCGATATTACCTTAATTGGTGAAAATCAGACCATTATCAATCCAAACAAAAAAAAGATCACTCACTCTTAA
- a CDS encoding HNH endonuclease, whose protein sequence is MEGTCELCDRNGIELTIHHLTPRELGGSHLPIAYLCKTCHKQIHALYSNRELAIRLYTVLLLKDDEALKKYLKWIKKQPVTRAVKIRKSKTK, encoded by the coding sequence ATGGAAGGTACTTGTGAGCTTTGTGACAGGAACGGGATAGAACTGACAATCCATCATTTAACACCTAGAGAATTAGGCGGCAGCCACTTACCAATTGCCTATCTCTGTAAAACATGTCATAAACAGATTCACGCCCTGTATTCAAACCGAGAGCTGGCCATCCGCCTGTATACCGTGCTATTGCTGAAAGATGATGAAGCATTAAAAAAATACTTAAAGTGGATTAAAAAACAACCGGTAACGAGGGCAGTGAAAATCAGAAAATCAAAAACGAAATAA
- the cls gene encoding cardiolipin synthase, whose amino-acid sequence MKRRRMEFVFLFILIASVYIILFTQVGFDVKLFFIGLYILVMFITIFSLMLENRFAHETLLWMYVLLFFPVFGYVFYLFSGQLYLKGYLFRSKRKKDREEWKSLVTQVSSPDLSFLNNHQQSFAAFAKNASETIISTSSHTEVLKNGNETFSEIIKQLKKAEKFIHIEYYIFRSDRLGTEIIDILIEKAKNGVEVLFIFDAAGSLSLSNNEVKRMKHAGIKAYPFSPLKHGFFNQKFNFRNHRKIIIIDGEVGFVGGLNVGEEYLGRNKNIGFWRDTHMVLKGEAVFMLHTVFLLDWEYVSGEDVLQERPEFKNKVEQGDGAVQVVASGPDTQQGIMSDFYYSLITNATESIWIASPYFVPNQAIRAAIKHAAIKGIQVRLMVPAVNDGFLTQYGSRSYFGELLQFGVEVYLYKKGFLHQKLIIVDGDMASIGTANMDMRSFHLNFEVNVFLMDSRSIEDLIIHYKEDMMDSDKLDSIGYNKRGLMERSKESFARLFSNVL is encoded by the coding sequence ATGAAAAGAAGAAGAATGGAATTTGTATTTTTATTTATTTTAATTGCTTCAGTCTATATAATCCTGTTCACTCAAGTTGGCTTCGACGTGAAGCTATTTTTTATTGGATTATATATTTTGGTCATGTTTATTACCATATTTTCACTTATGCTTGAAAATAGATTTGCCCATGAGACCCTTTTATGGATGTATGTGCTTTTGTTTTTCCCGGTATTTGGATATGTATTTTATCTATTCTCAGGTCAGCTCTATTTAAAGGGGTATTTATTTCGAAGTAAAAGGAAAAAAGATCGTGAAGAATGGAAGAGTCTTGTCACACAGGTCTCATCTCCAGATTTATCGTTCTTGAATAATCATCAGCAATCATTCGCAGCTTTTGCCAAAAATGCTTCTGAGACCATCATTAGTACATCATCGCATACGGAAGTATTGAAAAATGGTAACGAAACGTTCTCAGAAATCATAAAACAGTTAAAAAAAGCTGAGAAATTCATTCATATTGAATATTATATTTTTCGTTCCGACAGGCTTGGCACTGAAATTATAGATATCCTTATTGAAAAAGCAAAAAATGGTGTGGAAGTTTTATTCATTTTTGATGCGGCCGGAAGTTTAAGCCTTTCAAATAATGAAGTTAAACGGATGAAACATGCCGGGATAAAAGCATATCCATTTTCCCCTTTGAAACACGGATTTTTCAATCAAAAGTTTAATTTTAGGAATCACCGGAAAATCATCATCATAGATGGGGAAGTTGGCTTTGTTGGAGGTTTAAACGTAGGAGAGGAATATTTAGGCCGAAATAAAAACATTGGTTTTTGGAGAGATACACATATGGTACTTAAAGGTGAAGCGGTATTTATGCTTCATACTGTTTTCCTTTTGGATTGGGAATATGTCAGTGGGGAAGATGTATTGCAAGAACGTCCAGAATTCAAGAATAAAGTGGAACAAGGAGATGGAGCTGTTCAGGTGGTAGCAAGCGGACCTGATACACAGCAGGGAATCATGAGTGATTTTTACTATTCACTTATCACAAACGCGACTGAATCAATCTGGATTGCAAGTCCATACTTCGTACCCAATCAAGCGATTAGAGCAGCCATTAAACATGCCGCAATTAAGGGGATACAAGTTAGGCTTATGGTTCCGGCAGTAAATGATGGGTTTTTAACCCAATATGGCAGTCGCTCTTATTTCGGGGAGCTGCTACAATTCGGTGTAGAGGTATACTTGTATAAAAAGGGTTTTCTACATCAGAAACTGATTATCGTTGATGGTGATATGGCTTCCATAGGAACGGCAAATATGGATATGAGAAGTTTTCATCTGAATTTTGAAGTCAATGTCTTTCTTATGGACAGCCGTTCCATTGAAGATCTCATCATTCATTACAAAGAGGATATGATGGATAGTGACAAACTAGATTCTATCGGGTATAACAAGCGTGGTTTGATGGAACGTTCAAAAGAATCATTTGCCAGATTATTTTCGAATGTACTCTAA
- a CDS encoding glycoside hydrolase family 15 protein, producing the protein MNVNGALEVLDRMRLPNGAYTASVSDDYNYVWIRDVVYTVLPFINDPSNRYEKAYHALFDLFQSYEWKIDIHTEQKPQFLYEHIHARYSTELKELPDEWGHAQNDAIGAFLWGVGEGYRHGKKVMRNQRDLQIVQKLVNYLECLQYWQSEDNGMWEENIEIHASSIGACVAGLNSVKMLVNVKEELIKKGEETLRFLLPRESYSKETDLALLSLIYPYRLVDREIALKILKNVTERLERTNGCIRYEKDLYYNDGQEAEWCFGLPWLGLCYLELGMMNKVKEYLEKTKMIIPENWEVPELYIGGSNIPNKNTPLAWSVSLSYLFLTKTSVIRTEQIT; encoded by the coding sequence ATGAATGTAAATGGTGCACTAGAGGTTCTTGATCGCATGCGGCTTCCTAATGGCGCATATACTGCAAGCGTTTCCGATGATTATAATTATGTATGGATAAGGGATGTCGTTTATACAGTATTGCCTTTTATAAATGATCCATCCAATCGTTACGAGAAAGCATATCATGCTTTATTCGACTTATTTCAATCCTATGAGTGGAAGATAGATATTCATACGGAACAGAAACCCCAGTTTCTATATGAACATATCCATGCAAGGTATTCCACTGAGCTTAAAGAACTGCCCGATGAGTGGGGCCATGCCCAAAATGATGCGATAGGTGCCTTTTTATGGGGTGTCGGTGAAGGATATAGGCATGGTAAAAAGGTGATGAGAAATCAACGTGATTTACAAATTGTTCAAAAGTTGGTCAATTACTTGGAATGCCTGCAATATTGGCAGTCGGAAGATAACGGGATGTGGGAAGAAAATATAGAAATCCACGCTTCAAGCATAGGTGCATGTGTTGCTGGTTTGAATTCAGTCAAAATGCTGGTCAATGTCAAGGAAGAACTGATTAAAAAGGGGGAAGAAACTCTTCGTTTCTTGCTTCCAAGGGAAAGTTATTCAAAAGAGACGGATTTAGCCCTTTTGTCCTTAATTTATCCTTATCGGCTGGTAGACCGCGAAATAGCACTTAAAATATTGAAGAATGTCACAGAGCGCCTAGAAAGAACAAATGGTTGTATAAGATATGAAAAGGACCTTTATTATAATGACGGTCAAGAAGCGGAATGGTGTTTCGGGCTTCCGTGGTTAGGATTATGCTACCTTGAACTTGGAATGATGAACAAAGTTAAGGAATATCTGGAAAAAACGAAAATGATCATACCGGAAAATTGGGAAGTACCCGAATTATATATAGGAGGCAGTAATATTCCAAACAAGAATACTCCTTTGGCATGGTCAGTCTCATTATCCTATTTATTTTTGACGAAGACTTCCGTGATTCGAACTGAACAAATAACATGA
- a CDS encoding AzlD domain-containing protein: MEISGYILAVIVGISIVTFIPRVVPLVLLSKMEIPKWGIDWLKHVPVAVMAALLAQELLLSEQVFSIKDNALNLTAALPAFLVAIFTKSLLGTVLIGVLSLMILRFFF; this comes from the coding sequence GTGGAAATAAGCGGATATATCCTTGCTGTCATTGTAGGAATTTCGATTGTAACTTTCATACCTAGAGTCGTTCCTTTAGTATTGCTTAGTAAAATGGAGATTCCAAAGTGGGGCATCGATTGGCTAAAGCATGTGCCAGTGGCTGTAATGGCGGCGTTGTTGGCTCAAGAACTTCTATTATCGGAACAGGTCTTTTCAATTAAAGATAATGCGTTGAATTTGACCGCAGCTTTACCAGCTTTCCTGGTTGCCATTTTTACGAAAAGTCTATTGGGTACGGTTTTGATTGGCGTGCTTTCCTTGATGATATTACGATTTTTCTTTTAA